One Gimesia aquarii DNA segment encodes these proteins:
- a CDS encoding aminotransferase class V-fold PLP-dependent enzyme, with product MNIYRKWGVEPIINACGSVTRLGGAPMSSEVLDSFCEAASEWVSLEQLQAAASRKIAEHTGTEAGLVTSGSAGALTLGAAAILAGHDLRRMEQLPHCEHFPHEFIIAREQRSGYDHAVRASGARLVEVGFNEIVSNAGVRRTEQWEYAAAITENTAGIVYVHAEDSLPALKDVVEVGNQHGIPVLVDAAGEVPPRSNLKAIAATGADLVSFSGGKAIRGPQSTGLLCGTRELISSAALQMLDMDDHSQLWQPPADFIDTTLFQGLPRHGIGRALKVSKEEIVAVLTALDLFVSGAYDAQNLEFRSWLEMIGEELELANVNATCYLIVPESSERWPQLEIQIDESAVGTAFEVCQKLRQGSPPVYVGHARLHEGLLTINPLCLTADYARILAKRLCEVLK from the coding sequence ATGAATATTTATAGAAAATGGGGAGTCGAGCCGATAATTAATGCTTGTGGGAGTGTGACACGATTGGGTGGCGCACCCATGTCATCTGAAGTGTTGGACTCGTTTTGTGAGGCAGCGAGTGAGTGGGTCTCTCTGGAACAGCTTCAGGCAGCGGCCTCGCGAAAAATTGCCGAGCATACCGGGACTGAAGCAGGTCTGGTTACCTCGGGATCGGCTGGCGCACTGACTTTGGGAGCGGCCGCGATACTTGCTGGACATGATTTACGTCGGATGGAGCAACTTCCTCATTGTGAACATTTTCCACATGAATTTATCATTGCACGAGAGCAGCGAAGTGGGTATGACCATGCCGTTCGGGCTTCCGGAGCCAGATTGGTTGAAGTGGGGTTCAACGAGATTGTTTCAAATGCGGGAGTACGACGTACAGAGCAATGGGAATATGCAGCTGCGATCACAGAGAATACAGCAGGGATTGTGTATGTACATGCGGAAGATTCGCTGCCTGCCTTAAAAGACGTTGTCGAAGTGGGGAATCAGCATGGCATTCCCGTATTGGTCGACGCCGCGGGTGAAGTGCCTCCCCGCTCTAATCTCAAAGCAATTGCCGCTACCGGAGCTGATCTGGTATCGTTTAGTGGAGGCAAGGCGATTCGAGGTCCACAGTCGACCGGGTTATTGTGTGGGACACGCGAGTTGATTTCTTCGGCTGCACTGCAGATGCTCGATATGGATGACCATAGCCAGCTCTGGCAGCCTCCGGCTGATTTTATCGATACCACGCTTTTTCAAGGATTGCCACGACACGGAATTGGCAGGGCACTCAAGGTTTCTAAAGAGGAAATTGTTGCGGTTTTGACTGCCTTAGATCTCTTTGTCTCGGGGGCGTATGACGCACAAAATCTGGAATTCCGATCTTGGCTGGAGATGATCGGAGAAGAATTGGAATTGGCCAATGTCAACGCGACCTGTTATTTGATCGTGCCGGAAAGTAGCGAGCGGTGGCCTCAATTGGAAATTCAAATTGATGAATCAGCCGTGGGAACGGCTTTCGAAGTATGCCAAAAACTGCGTCAGGGATCACCGCCCGTTTATGTAGGCCATGCACGATTGCATGAAGGGCTGCTGACGATCAATCCGCTTTGTTTGACTGCAGATTACGCTCGCATATTGGCCAAACGTCTGTGTGAGGTGCTGAAGTAA
- a CDS encoding response regulator transcription factor, producing the protein MSQSNQHKTRVMIVDDHPIVREGYSRLIERQDDLEVCAEADSKVDAIKQIINDPPDLIIVDISLKDGSGLELIKDIKSQFKQIKMLTVSMHDETLFAERSIRAGALGYINKQQAPEQLIKAIYRVLEGKVFLSSTVTERMICRSIGSDNYTDQSPIESLSDRELEVFEQIGEGETTRQIAHKLNLSPKTVETYRENIKHKLNLENATALTRHAIQWVLEKN; encoded by the coding sequence ATGAGCCAATCAAATCAGCATAAGACGCGAGTGATGATCGTGGATGATCATCCCATCGTCAGAGAAGGCTATTCGCGCCTGATTGAACGACAGGATGATTTAGAAGTTTGCGCTGAAGCAGACAGTAAGGTTGATGCGATCAAACAAATCATAAACGATCCGCCTGATCTCATCATCGTGGATATTTCACTGAAAGATGGTAGTGGCCTGGAATTGATCAAGGATATTAAATCCCAATTCAAACAGATTAAAATGCTAACCGTTTCAATGCACGATGAAACTCTGTTTGCCGAGCGATCCATTCGCGCAGGTGCTTTGGGATATATCAACAAACAACAGGCTCCAGAGCAATTGATTAAAGCGATTTACCGAGTTCTGGAAGGGAAAGTCTTTTTAAGTTCCACTGTCACAGAACGTATGATTTGCCGTTCTATCGGATCAGATAACTACACAGACCAATCACCTATCGAAAGTCTCTCAGACCGAGAACTGGAGGTCTTCGAACAAATTGGGGAAGGAGAAACAACACGTCAAATTGCTCACAAACTGAATCTGAGCCCCAAGACGGTTGAAACCTACCGAGAAAATATCAAACATAAGCTGAACCTGGAAAATGCGACTGCATTGACCAGACATGCCATCCAATGGGTTCTTGAAAAAAACTGA
- a CDS encoding rhodanese-like domain-containing protein, translated as MVTISRSELQGLLKSCPNSKLIEVLPETAYKEFHLRGAINIPLDDHFEEKTLKAIPDKKQTIIVYSLNFECKSSEQAIQRLRKAGYKNIYDYEPGKIDWKAAQLPIEIGLQRSNALEKQQGFLSFVE; from the coding sequence ATGGTGACTATCAGCCGGAGCGAATTACAAGGGCTCCTGAAGTCGTGTCCCAATTCAAAACTCATCGAAGTATTACCTGAAACCGCTTATAAAGAGTTTCACTTGCGAGGAGCCATCAACATTCCGCTGGATGATCATTTTGAAGAGAAGACCCTGAAAGCAATTCCTGACAAAAAACAAACCATCATTGTCTACAGCTTGAATTTTGAATGTAAAAGTTCAGAACAGGCAATCCAGCGCCTTCGGAAAGCGGGTTACAAGAACATTTATGATTATGAACCAGGAAAAATTGATTGGAAAGCGGCTCAACTCCCCATCGAAATTGGCCTTCAACGATCGAACGCATTAGAGAAGCAACAAGGCTTTCTCTCTTTTGTTGAATAA
- a CDS encoding BON domain-containing protein, protein MELQKEARIVLPPNPEHQLIARIKRVLRSTGYDALSHIRVAVEQNVVRLEGQVPTYFLKQVAQTQVLSINEVRSVINNLIVEDGYAGHF, encoded by the coding sequence GTGGAGCTGCAAAAAGAAGCGCGAATTGTATTACCCCCCAATCCAGAACATCAACTCATCGCACGGATTAAGCGGGTTCTACGATCAACGGGGTATGACGCCTTGTCTCATATTAGAGTTGCGGTAGAACAGAACGTCGTGCGCCTCGAAGGACAAGTCCCTACCTATTTCTTAAAGCAGGTTGCCCAGACTCAAGTTCTCTCAATAAATGAGGTCAGGTCTGTCATTAATAATCTGATCGTAGAAGACGGATATGCAGGACATTTTTAA
- a CDS encoding Hsp20/alpha crystallin family protein, whose protein sequence is MAVTQAVKGTVSRPEQSIIRSGPFGSRAPFWVLRNEMDNLLSRFSGEGGLTQAFDAVLDMSETDNEIEVRMDVPGIQPEEIEVEVTGNTLLITGERKEEKEEKGRTYHRIERSSGSFSRSMTLPCEVDSDQVEAQCDNGVLTISLPKSNLSKPHKITVKPKF, encoded by the coding sequence ATGGCAGTTACACAAGCCGTTAAGGGAACAGTTTCAAGGCCAGAGCAATCCATCATTCGATCTGGACCATTTGGGAGTCGTGCACCTTTCTGGGTACTACGTAATGAGATGGATAATTTGTTAAGCCGTTTTTCAGGTGAGGGAGGACTAACACAAGCTTTTGATGCAGTACTTGATATGTCTGAAACCGATAATGAAATTGAAGTGAGAATGGATGTTCCCGGCATTCAACCTGAAGAAATTGAGGTCGAGGTCACAGGAAATACTCTGTTAATCACAGGGGAACGAAAAGAAGAGAAAGAGGAAAAAGGGAGAACTTATCATCGGATCGAACGTTCGAGTGGCAGTTTTTCCCGGTCGATGACGCTTCCTTGCGAAGTGGACAGTGATCAGGTTGAGGCGCAATGCGACAATGGGGTCTTAACAATTTCATTACCCAAATCGAATTTGAGTAAGCCACACAAAATTACTGTGAAACCCAAATTTTAA
- a CDS encoding carbon storage regulator yields MLVLARKINEQIRIADNIILTVVKIRGGKVKLGIDCPTHIPIRRNEIPLKQTVEDQDSSDLDEKLDQITF; encoded by the coding sequence ATGCTTGTTTTAGCTCGAAAGATCAATGAACAGATTCGAATCGCTGACAATATTATTTTAACGGTAGTCAAGATTCGGGGAGGGAAAGTAAAATTGGGAATTGACTGTCCCACCCATATCCCGATACGGCGAAATGAGATTCCTTTAAAGCAGACAGTAGAAGATCAGGATTCCTCTGATCTGGATGAGAAGCTGGATCAGATCACTTTTTAG
- a CDS encoding PAS domain S-box protein gives MYETQSLPVLLVEADPESRSQITQILADDHYRVDIAETIAQMLDRDNWSDYFLIILEQELPDGRTDELLPKLQKLAPNAELMIITAQSRIENVVIAFRNEIADYFVKPIDPDLFRSSLKRILEKQSVSSELRQIQAQLKAIVETAIEGVVTIDHNGLITSFNPAAEKMFGYSANEMINKNVSLLTPSPTREHHDEYIARYLETGESDIVGMRRELKACHRDGTIFPIELSVTDLPQFGIFAGIISDISERKQAEQKQEKLTKAIAMAGQQERRQLANILHDHLQQLLVGVRIHLDIAKKDASVEAVKQTLVRADELLSQGIEVTRSLTAELNPVILHEEGLVTALEWLSQNMKERYNLDVKLDLDRQANSSNELINIILYECIRELLFNVVKHSQTNQAFVRMSLLSEQKIEIVVSDEGIGFDPKQLDQQISEASGIGLSNIEFRLSLIKGKFWLESANGNGTVARIIAPFELRDAKIQNETP, from the coding sequence ATGTACGAAACACAAAGCTTACCAGTGTTACTAGTAGAAGCAGATCCGGAATCACGTTCACAAATTACACAAATTCTCGCAGATGATCATTACCGGGTTGACATTGCTGAAACGATCGCTCAGATGCTGGATCGTGATAACTGGTCCGATTATTTTTTGATCATCCTTGAACAAGAACTACCAGACGGGAGAACTGACGAACTCCTTCCCAAGCTACAGAAGTTAGCCCCCAATGCAGAGTTGATGATTATCACTGCGCAGTCCAGAATTGAGAATGTCGTCATCGCTTTTCGAAATGAAATTGCTGACTATTTCGTGAAACCCATTGATCCGGATTTGTTTCGTTCCTCATTAAAACGGATTCTAGAAAAGCAGAGCGTGTCCAGTGAATTACGACAAATACAGGCACAACTCAAGGCGATTGTGGAAACGGCCATTGAAGGGGTCGTCACCATTGACCACAACGGGTTAATCACTTCTTTTAATCCGGCAGCTGAAAAAATGTTTGGATACTCAGCAAATGAAATGATTAACAAAAATGTCAGTTTACTGACCCCTTCACCGACTCGAGAGCATCATGATGAGTATATCGCACGTTATCTGGAGACCGGGGAATCAGATATTGTTGGGATGAGACGTGAATTGAAAGCCTGCCATCGAGATGGAACTATCTTCCCCATTGAACTCTCAGTCACCGACCTACCTCAATTCGGCATCTTTGCAGGAATTATTTCTGATATCAGTGAACGCAAACAGGCAGAACAGAAACAGGAAAAATTGACGAAAGCGATTGCAATGGCTGGACAACAGGAACGTCGCCAACTGGCTAATATTCTGCACGATCACCTGCAACAATTACTGGTCGGAGTACGAATTCATTTAGATATTGCAAAGAAAGATGCTTCTGTCGAGGCAGTAAAGCAGACTCTGGTTCGCGCAGATGAATTACTGAGTCAAGGCATTGAAGTCACTCGCTCGTTAACGGCTGAGTTAAACCCGGTCATTCTACACGAGGAAGGCCTGGTAACAGCGCTCGAATGGCTATCCCAAAATATGAAAGAACGTTATAACTTAGATGTCAAGTTGGATCTTGACCGTCAGGCGAATTCTTCTAATGAGCTGATAAATATCATCTTATATGAATGCATCCGCGAATTGTTGTTTAATGTGGTAAAGCATTCTCAAACAAATCAGGCATTTGTTCGAATGAGTCTCCTCTCGGAACAGAAAATTGAAATTGTCGTTTCGGATGAAGGAATTGGCTTTGATCCCAAACAGCTCGACCAGCAGATCTCAGAAGCCAGTGGAATCGGTCTCAGTAACATCGAGTTTCGCTTATCACTGATCAAAGGTAAGTTTTGGCTGGAGTCTGCTAATGGTAATGGAACAGTTGCACGGATTATTGCCCCATTTGAATTAAGAGATGCCAAAATACAGAATGAAACACCATGA
- a CDS encoding magnesium chelatase, whose amino-acid sequence MNRPTNLAELRESGWKSKTVKREIYDNLMHALQDSDELFPGIIGYDSTVIPDIVMALLSEHDMLFLGEKGQAKSRIMRLLVRFLDPEIPYLDVPDSPVHDDPYQPITSTGRTFLENTPDHEVPIGWWSREDRYAERLAPGTKFADVIGEIDPAKLAHGESMSAESALHFGLIPRMHRGIFAMNELPELDELVQVGLFNILEERDVQIRGYPIRFDLDMLILFSSNPSTFNRSGKVIPQLKDRIGSVIHTHYPHERSLGIEIMEQEAAVDLEGDVPVVVPYFMREIIEQVTVAARSSKYVDHDSGVSARFSIANYRTMVASARRRGAVLNEKPAVPRISDLGHLYSSSLGKLELDMMGANQMSERQVLDSIIAQAIQDVFQEYIVEHGLAEISEIFSQGIKIEVGDMLPSSQYADRLKRVPPIWDKAFEVNASGDEAIRAACIEFVLAGLYANSKISRSQDHGRIVYET is encoded by the coding sequence ATGAACCGCCCTACTAATCTAGCTGAACTCCGTGAAAGCGGCTGGAAAAGCAAAACTGTGAAACGTGAGATCTATGATAATCTGATGCACGCTTTACAAGACAGCGATGAATTATTTCCCGGAATTATTGGTTATGACAGTACCGTCATTCCTGATATAGTCATGGCTCTGCTCTCTGAGCATGATATGCTGTTCCTGGGTGAGAAAGGACAAGCCAAAAGTCGCATCATGCGATTGCTAGTTCGCTTTCTAGATCCGGAGATTCCCTATCTTGATGTTCCGGACTCTCCCGTCCACGATGATCCTTACCAGCCCATCACCAGCACTGGGCGGACATTTCTGGAAAATACTCCAGACCATGAAGTCCCTATTGGCTGGTGGTCTCGTGAAGATCGATATGCAGAACGTCTGGCCCCTGGAACCAAGTTTGCCGATGTGATCGGTGAAATCGACCCTGCGAAACTGGCGCATGGCGAAAGTATGTCTGCTGAAAGTGCGCTACACTTTGGATTGATCCCTCGCATGCATCGCGGCATTTTTGCCATGAATGAACTGCCCGAACTGGATGAACTCGTGCAAGTTGGACTGTTTAATATCCTGGAAGAACGCGATGTACAGATTCGTGGTTATCCCATTCGCTTCGATCTGGACATGCTGATTCTGTTTTCGTCCAACCCGTCGACCTTCAATCGTAGTGGAAAAGTGATTCCACAGTTGAAAGACCGCATCGGTTCAGTCATACACACTCATTATCCACATGAGCGCAGCTTGGGCATCGAAATTATGGAACAGGAAGCGGCCGTTGACCTTGAGGGTGATGTACCTGTTGTCGTTCCCTACTTTATGCGTGAAATTATTGAACAGGTTACCGTCGCTGCGCGAAGTTCCAAATACGTTGATCATGATTCTGGAGTTAGTGCTCGTTTCAGTATCGCCAACTATCGCACAATGGTGGCTTCCGCGCGCAGACGCGGCGCGGTCCTCAATGAAAAACCAGCGGTACCCCGCATCAGTGATTTGGGGCACCTCTATTCTTCGTCTCTGGGAAAACTGGAACTCGACATGATGGGTGCCAACCAGATGTCCGAACGTCAGGTACTAGACTCCATCATTGCACAAGCAATTCAGGATGTCTTTCAAGAATATATTGTCGAACATGGACTGGCCGAAATTAGCGAAATCTTTTCTCAGGGAATTAAAATTGAAGTCGGAGACATGTTACCCTCCTCACAATATGCGGACCGCCTGAAACGAGTGCCCCCTATCTGGGATAAAGCATTCGAAGTCAATGCATCAGGCGATGAAGCAATTCGCGCCGCTTGTATTGAATTTGTATTAGCCGGCTTGTACGCCAACAGCAAAATTTCACGCTCACAGGATCATGGTCGAATCGTGTACGAAACCTGA
- a CDS encoding DUF1559 domain-containing protein: MYRQRFRKETKQEHRRGFTLIELLVVIAIIAILIALLLPAVQQAREAARRSQCKNNLKQYGLALHNHLDTFGAFPPGYVCYDESGNRFQTGGWQNGQNEFGFHWLVMLLPYMEQPGLWDQIKTCGDNLKARTDGTSNPWDHCEWLAPAHIGRQRLPAFNHCPSAPQDNSQFSDGTYGLEALAKGNNYAASWGSGNMLSWESRTTRGAFGCYFSTQQEVAIPSGGSGDLFQQGKGMTDSDFVDGMSNTVAISEIVGTDGFASGTSTDIRGVWLSPAMGATIFTAFNNPNAKVPDILAACDTNIPADTNPFLNCTEDRTTADVYAAARSYHTGGVNALLADGAVRFISDNVDNAAIWRPLNTIRNEETIGEF; the protein is encoded by the coding sequence ATGTATCGTCAACGTTTTCGGAAAGAGACGAAACAAGAACACCGTAGAGGATTCACATTAATTGAATTACTAGTCGTGATTGCGATTATTGCGATTCTCATTGCACTATTATTGCCAGCTGTGCAACAAGCGCGTGAAGCAGCAAGACGCTCACAGTGTAAGAATAATCTCAAGCAATATGGCCTGGCATTACACAACCATCTCGATACCTTTGGTGCGTTTCCGCCAGGTTATGTATGCTACGATGAATCGGGAAACCGTTTTCAAACCGGGGGTTGGCAAAATGGCCAGAATGAATTCGGATTTCACTGGTTAGTCATGCTTTTACCTTACATGGAACAACCTGGTTTGTGGGACCAGATCAAAACCTGTGGTGATAATTTAAAAGCGAGAACTGATGGCACGAGTAATCCTTGGGACCATTGTGAATGGCTAGCTCCTGCTCATATTGGTCGTCAGCGATTGCCGGCATTTAATCACTGTCCTTCAGCACCTCAAGATAATTCTCAGTTCTCTGATGGAACTTACGGCTTGGAAGCATTAGCCAAAGGGAATAATTATGCTGCCAGTTGGGGATCAGGTAATATGCTTTCCTGGGAATCTCGTACAACACGAGGAGCCTTTGGTTGTTACTTCTCAACTCAACAGGAAGTTGCTATTCCTTCTGGAGGCTCTGGTGACTTGTTCCAACAGGGCAAAGGAATGACAGATAGCGATTTTGTTGACGGCATGAGCAATACAGTAGCTATTAGTGAAATTGTGGGCACTGATGGTTTTGCTTCTGGTACCAGTACTGATATCCGGGGAGTCTGGCTCTCACCGGCAATGGGAGCGACCATTTTTACCGCTTTCAATAACCCCAATGCAAAAGTACCTGACATTCTTGCTGCCTGTGATACGAATATCCCAGCAGATACCAACCCGTTTCTGAATTGTACTGAAGATCGGACAACTGCTGATGTTTATGCTGCCGCACGCAGTTACCATACAGGTGGTGTGAATGCATTATTGGCAGATGGCGCCGTGCGTTTCATCAGCGATAATGTTGATAATGCAGCTATCTGGCGACCTTTAAACACAATTCGCAATGAAGAGACCATTGGTGAATTTTAA